Proteins encoded in a region of the Nitrospirota bacterium genome:
- a CDS encoding sigma-54 dependent transcriptional regulator, whose amino-acid sequence MTEEWGAILVVDDDAEMRELVHDVLKDRGHQITMAGSGPEALKLLEEKDHAVVLTDLRMKGMLGTELLTEIRRLYPDIGVILMTAFGSVDTAVEAMKRGASDYLTKPVKNEELVRVVERAIREAALRREVNRLRREVHKEYSFHQIIGKSKPMQEVFDLIRRVADSPTNLLITGESGTGKELVAKAIHYNSDRKDAPFIPVNCAAIPEQLLESELFGHMRGSFTDAKVDKRGLFEEAQKGTLFLDEISELPLMLQAKILRAIQEKEIRRVGANKPIAVDVRIIAATNLNLTEEVKAKHFREDLYYRLNVIELRLPPLRERREDIPLLVDAFMKKCAASRGKQIQGVSESALAMLVDYAWPGNVRELENVIERAVTLSRSEQIVPDDLPVTLQGARGDRRLLDDAAERTLPLDQVEKEYILKILEKTGGNKYQAAQVLGIDRKTLYRKLGEIEGKTPA is encoded by the coding sequence ATGACCGAAGAGTGGGGTGCGATTCTCGTCGTCGATGACGATGCGGAAATGCGAGAACTTGTCCATGATGTTCTCAAGGACCGTGGGCATCAGATCACGATGGCGGGGAGCGGACCGGAGGCTCTCAAGCTGTTGGAGGAAAAAGACCACGCGGTCGTGCTGACGGATTTGCGGATGAAAGGGATGCTGGGGACGGAGTTGCTCACGGAGATCAGGCGCCTCTACCCGGACATCGGGGTCATACTCATGACCGCGTTCGGGTCGGTGGACACCGCGGTGGAGGCCATGAAGCGGGGCGCCAGCGACTACTTGACCAAGCCGGTGAAAAACGAGGAGTTGGTTCGTGTGGTCGAGCGCGCGATTCGCGAAGCGGCGTTACGACGGGAAGTGAATCGGCTCCGGCGGGAAGTGCACAAGGAGTATAGCTTCCATCAGATTATCGGCAAGAGCAAGCCGATGCAGGAGGTGTTTGACCTGATCCGGCGCGTGGCCGACAGTCCCACGAATTTATTGATCACCGGCGAGAGCGGAACCGGCAAAGAATTAGTGGCCAAGGCCATCCATTATAATAGCGACCGCAAGGATGCGCCGTTCATTCCCGTCAACTGCGCCGCCATCCCGGAACAGCTGCTCGAAAGCGAGCTGTTCGGCCATATGCGTGGCTCATTCACGGATGCCAAGGTGGATAAGCGGGGCCTCTTTGAAGAGGCGCAAAAGGGGACGCTGTTCCTCGACGAGATCAGCGAACTGCCATTGATGCTGCAGGCCAAGATTTTGCGCGCGATCCAGGAGAAAGAAATCCGTCGTGTGGGGGCGAACAAGCCGATCGCGGTGGATGTCCGCATCATTGCGGCGACGAATCTCAACCTGACGGAAGAGGTCAAGGCGAAACATTTCCGGGAGGATTTGTATTACCGGCTGAATGTGATCGAACTACGCCTTCCCCCCTTGCGTGAGCGTCGCGAAGATATCCCGTTGCTCGTGGATGCGTTCATGAAGAAGTGTGCCGCGTCCCGCGGGAAACAGATACAGGGCGTGAGCGAGTCTGCGCTGGCCATGCTGGTGGATTATGCCTGGCCGGGCAATGTGCGTGAATTGGAAAATGTGATCGAACGGGCCGTCACGCTCAGCCGGAGCGAACAGATTGTCCCGGACGACCTGCCGGTGACGCTTCAGGGCGCCCGTGGCGACCGGAGACTCCTCGATGATGCGGCTGAACGGACCCTCCCGCTGGACCAAGTGGAGAAAGAATACATTCTCAAGATCCTCGAGAAGACCGGCGGCAATAAATACCAGGCCGCGCAAGTACTCGGGATCGATCGCAAGACGCTCTATCGGAAGTTGGGCGAGATCGAAGGGAAGACGCCGGCGTGA
- a CDS encoding PAS domain S-box protein, with protein sequence MSPESFDNEQQFRLIVEAAPNGMLLVDERGAIMMVNASALHQFGYERGELLGQSVEILIPGPFRTDHRQHHAGFMKAPQARSMGGQRELFGLRKDGSEFAVEIGLTPIQTAKGMGVVASVVDISERKRLEVQLRRAERLAELGTLASGMAHEIGTPMNVILGRAEYLLQRAADDGMKKGLTTIITQVERITKVMNQLLAFARRRTPERRAVDLAKIVDDSLEMFQERIAHSHIAVDTTIESSLPFVHADQDQLIQVLINLVMNSLHAMPEGGRLRLGLAHEGEFVRLEVADTGHGMPEEIRAKIFDPFFTTKDFGKGTGLGLTVVKGIIEEHGGTITLESAVEKGTTFTIRLPIDQAQSAGTPPSIQ encoded by the coding sequence GTGAGTCCAGAGTCGTTCGATAACGAGCAGCAGTTTCGTCTTATTGTGGAGGCCGCTCCCAATGGGATGTTGCTCGTTGATGAGCGTGGAGCGATCATGATGGTGAATGCCTCTGCGCTTCACCAATTCGGCTATGAGAGAGGCGAGTTACTCGGCCAGTCGGTCGAGATACTCATTCCAGGACCGTTTCGAACCGATCATCGGCAGCACCATGCCGGGTTCATGAAGGCCCCCCAGGCTCGATCGATGGGGGGGCAGCGCGAGTTGTTCGGTTTGCGGAAGGACGGGAGCGAGTTTGCGGTGGAAATCGGGCTTACGCCTATTCAGACGGCCAAGGGGATGGGGGTGGTGGCGTCGGTCGTGGATATTTCAGAGCGCAAACGTCTGGAGGTGCAACTCCGGCGGGCTGAGCGGTTGGCGGAATTGGGCACATTGGCGTCCGGTATGGCGCATGAAATCGGGACGCCGATGAACGTGATCCTCGGACGTGCGGAATACCTGCTCCAACGCGCAGCCGATGACGGGATGAAGAAGGGCCTGACCACCATCATCACGCAGGTCGAGCGCATCACCAAGGTGATGAACCAACTCCTGGCCTTTGCCCGGAGGAGGACGCCGGAACGGCGGGCCGTCGATCTTGCCAAGATCGTGGACGATAGCCTGGAAATGTTCCAGGAACGGATCGCCCACAGTCACATCGCGGTCGACACGACGATTGAATCGTCGTTGCCCTTTGTCCATGCCGATCAAGACCAGCTCATCCAGGTGCTCATCAATCTCGTGATGAACAGTCTCCATGCCATGCCGGAGGGAGGGCGTCTCAGGCTGGGTCTCGCGCATGAAGGCGAGTTCGTGCGCCTTGAGGTTGCCGATACCGGACATGGCATGCCGGAGGAGATCCGCGCAAAAATCTTCGATCCTTTCTTCACCACCAAAGATTTTGGAAAGGGGACCGGCTTGGGTCTCACGGTGGTGAAAGGCATCATCGAGGAACATGGCGGGACCATTACCCTGGAGAGTGCCGTCGAAAAGGGGACAACCTTTACCATCCGACTCCCTATTGACCAGGCTCAGTCTGCTGGTACGCCTCCATCAATACAATAG
- a CDS encoding response regulator has protein sequence MLQERAPVVLLIAEDDQDMRSLLCDELWDLGVSIREAADGDEALRSVLDARPTLILTDLRMPAGGLDYIARLRTFAPGVPIVLLTSFGDPKTKADALAIGVEAYFDKPVRLSELKGTVRRLLGPALHGEID, from the coding sequence ATGTTGCAGGAACGGGCGCCAGTCGTCCTACTCATTGCCGAAGACGATCAGGACATGCGAAGTCTGTTGTGCGATGAGTTGTGGGATCTGGGGGTCTCTATCCGGGAAGCGGCCGATGGAGATGAGGCGCTTCGGTCGGTGCTGGATGCTCGTCCGACATTGATTCTCACGGATCTCCGTATGCCGGCAGGGGGGTTAGATTATATTGCCAGGCTCAGGACCTTTGCTCCCGGGGTCCCGATTGTGCTGCTCACGTCGTTTGGCGATCCCAAGACGAAAGCCGATGCCTTGGCCATCGGCGTCGAGGCCTATTTTGACAAGCCGGTTCGCCTCAGCGAACTCAAGGGAACCGTCCGGCGTCTCTTAGGCCCGGCATTGCATGGGGAAATAGATTGA
- a CDS encoding sigma-54 dependent transcriptional regulator has product MAGSQRAPSSVPILTDPILAARLEAIKQLAGGFSDRVAVLDRDFNVIYANESAWSEDVSTSSGRSAKCYQAFAHRSDPCGTCPATKMYESPEVRSVACASGGDGTACGMHQAFPLVSSSGAVESVLVLFKALPKAEVQTNGAHAAAKQGTKLGELIGSSAPMREVLEMIRLVADSCATVLIQGESGTGKELVAKTIHLTSYRRDKPFVVVDCGSLPETLLESELFGHVRGSFTGAHAAKRGLFEEADGGTIFLDEIADTTATFQAKLLRVLQEGEIKRVGGNQPIKIDVRVVSATNKDLVELVKAKTFRQDLYYRLAVLPLSLPPLRLRQEDIPLLVQHFVAASCRRHRQPVRQVSPDVMQALIQATWPGNVRELQHYIERAVVTTTGPTLKCTDIVAMGSDPAAHDLRTVAREATRQAEHTRILQALQQTGNNRAQAAKLLKISRASLYNKLRSYGVGEI; this is encoded by the coding sequence ATGGCCGGATCTCAACGAGCCCCTTCATCTGTACCCATCCTGACCGATCCCATCCTTGCCGCTCGACTGGAAGCCATCAAGCAGTTAGCCGGTGGGTTTTCCGATCGAGTGGCGGTGTTGGATCGTGATTTCAACGTGATTTACGCGAACGAATCGGCATGGTCTGAAGACGTATCGACGTCATCGGGCCGTTCAGCCAAGTGTTATCAGGCTTTTGCTCACCGGAGCGATCCCTGTGGCACCTGCCCGGCGACCAAGATGTACGAATCGCCTGAGGTCCGGTCCGTGGCCTGTGCCTCCGGCGGGGACGGCACGGCCTGCGGGATGCATCAGGCATTTCCGCTTGTGTCAAGCAGCGGAGCGGTCGAGTCGGTACTGGTGCTGTTTAAGGCCTTGCCGAAAGCCGAGGTGCAGACGAACGGTGCACATGCAGCCGCGAAGCAGGGGACGAAGCTGGGCGAGTTGATCGGCTCGAGCGCGCCGATGCGAGAAGTACTCGAGATGATCCGGCTCGTGGCGGACAGTTGCGCCACCGTGTTGATTCAGGGGGAGAGCGGTACCGGCAAGGAACTGGTGGCGAAAACGATTCACCTGACCAGCTATCGACGGGACAAGCCGTTCGTCGTGGTCGATTGCGGTTCGTTGCCGGAAACGCTGTTGGAGAGTGAGCTGTTCGGCCATGTGAGGGGCTCCTTCACCGGCGCACATGCGGCCAAACGTGGACTCTTCGAAGAGGCGGATGGCGGGACGATCTTCCTGGATGAAATCGCCGATACCACTGCCACGTTTCAAGCCAAGCTGCTGCGGGTGCTTCAGGAGGGGGAGATCAAGCGGGTCGGCGGCAATCAACCGATCAAAATCGATGTGCGAGTCGTGTCGGCGACGAACAAGGATTTGGTCGAACTCGTCAAAGCCAAGACCTTTCGGCAAGACCTCTACTATCGGCTTGCCGTGCTGCCCCTGTCTCTTCCTCCACTCCGTCTCCGGCAGGAAGATATCCCGCTCCTGGTGCAGCACTTCGTGGCGGCGTCCTGCAGACGCCACCGGCAGCCGGTCCGGCAGGTCTCGCCGGATGTGATGCAGGCGCTGATTCAGGCCACATGGCCCGGCAACGTGCGGGAACTTCAACATTATATAGAGCGGGCCGTCGTCACGACCACGGGTCCCACGTTGAAGTGTACGGACATTGTGGCAATGGGATCGGACCCGGCAGCGCACGATCTCCGTACCGTTGCCCGCGAGGCGACCCGCCAGGCTGAGCATACGCGGATTCTTCAAGCGCTCCAGCAAACAGGGAATAATCGTGCGCAGGCTGCCAAGCTCCTCAAGATCAGCCGGGCGAGCCTCTATAACAAGCTCCGTAGTTATGGAGTGGGTGAAATCTGA
- a CDS encoding formylglycine-generating enzyme family protein, translated as MRRWSEICQTWRLVMLFLFAACLAPLASWPDISYADHLSPKHDPWAQPWELERLALLEIPEGMVPVPGGPFLMGSDPKVDRAAGPQEQPQRPVSLNAFEIDRYEVTNVHYLRFVLATGAAWPEFWMQDPFLEKMASHPVIGVSWEEATAYCRWVGKRLPTEAEWEKAARGEDGRMFPWGNEPAGWLKSNIAHSGSKRGFKYPPLANVNRYDKGVSPYGVHQMAGNVSEWVSDWFDPEYYRSSLPDNPTGPATGELKVFRGGSWNEDPEVARSAGRNGGTPDRRSYLTGLRCAKSAVGKGLEAKGERGESDPLLPLASRR; from the coding sequence ATGAGACGATGGAGTGAAATCTGTCAGACGTGGCGGCTGGTCATGCTGTTCTTATTCGCCGCGTGCCTTGCGCCACTCGCCTCTTGGCCCGATATCTCGTACGCCGATCATTTGTCTCCCAAACACGACCCCTGGGCGCAACCCTGGGAGCTGGAACGGTTGGCGCTGCTGGAGATTCCCGAGGGGATGGTTCCTGTGCCGGGAGGACCGTTCTTGATGGGTAGCGATCCCAAGGTGGATCGCGCGGCTGGACCTCAGGAGCAGCCGCAGCGGCCCGTCTCCCTCAATGCCTTCGAGATCGACCGGTATGAAGTCACCAACGTGCATTATCTTCGATTCGTGTTGGCGACTGGAGCGGCCTGGCCGGAGTTTTGGATGCAGGATCCCTTTCTCGAAAAGATGGCGTCACATCCGGTCATTGGCGTGAGTTGGGAAGAAGCCACGGCCTATTGCCGGTGGGTGGGAAAACGTCTGCCGACCGAAGCCGAATGGGAAAAGGCCGCGCGTGGTGAGGATGGTCGCATGTTCCCCTGGGGGAACGAACCGGCCGGGTGGCTGAAAAGTAATATCGCCCATTCGGGATCGAAACGAGGCTTTAAGTATCCGCCGCTGGCCAATGTAAACCGGTATGACAAGGGTGTCAGCCCCTACGGTGTCCATCAAATGGCCGGTAACGTCAGTGAGTGGGTGTCGGATTGGTTCGACCCCGAGTACTACCGGAGCAGCCTGCCGGACAATCCGACGGGACCGGCGACCGGCGAACTCAAAGTGTTCCGTGGCGGTTCCTGGAACGAAGATCCGGAGGTCGCGCGATCCGCAGGCCGTAATGGCGGCACGCCGGACCGCAGAAGTTATTTGACGGGATTGCGATGTGCGAAATCAGCAGTAGGCAAGGGGCTTGAGGCGAAAGGCGAGAGGGGGGAGTCCGATCCCCTCTTGCCGCTGGCCTCGCGCCGCTAG
- a CDS encoding SUMF1/EgtB/PvdO family nonheme iron enzyme, with the protein MMNVAGMERLVTVNRVVNAIIALVVALVIATVAWGLDTQDVTMEWTEAGKKLAAERVATWKPKDEMVLVPAGEFVMGSDKKTDRLAYRGEIPQRRVYLDAFEIGKYEVTALEYLKFVLATNRPPQVDWRYEGGNFQEAMAHHPIMHVSWYDADAYCKWNGKRLPTEAEWEKAARGVDGRLFPWGKEYAGPSRANFGRTGLSGPVRDRPERLLLYPPIISVDKYENAVSPFGLYQTIGNVSEWVSDWYDQDYYATAPDRNPKGPEVGTQKAFRGGGWMDSTTTMRVAMRNGTDPNTKINWMGFRCAKSVGERQQLSAISGQHEKS; encoded by the coding sequence ATGATGAATGTGGCGGGAATGGAACGATTGGTGACAGTCAATCGGGTGGTGAATGCGATCATCGCCTTGGTAGTGGCCCTGGTGATCGCAACCGTCGCCTGGGGGCTCGATACGCAGGATGTGACGATGGAGTGGACCGAGGCGGGTAAGAAGCTTGCGGCAGAACGGGTGGCCACATGGAAACCCAAGGATGAGATGGTCCTAGTGCCGGCCGGTGAGTTTGTGATGGGCAGCGACAAGAAGACGGACCGGCTCGCCTATCGCGGCGAGATTCCGCAGCGGCGCGTTTATCTGGATGCCTTCGAGATCGGCAAGTACGAAGTGACGGCGCTGGAATATCTCAAGTTCGTGCTTGCGACGAATCGCCCGCCACAAGTGGACTGGCGGTATGAGGGCGGAAATTTCCAAGAGGCGATGGCGCACCATCCCATTATGCATGTGTCCTGGTATGACGCCGATGCCTACTGCAAGTGGAATGGGAAGCGGTTGCCGACCGAAGCGGAATGGGAGAAAGCGGCGCGGGGAGTGGACGGGCGTCTCTTCCCTTGGGGCAAAGAATATGCGGGGCCGAGCCGGGCGAATTTCGGAAGAACCGGCCTGTCCGGTCCGGTGCGGGATCGTCCGGAGCGGCTCTTGCTCTATCCCCCGATCATTTCTGTCGATAAATATGAAAATGCCGTGAGTCCCTTCGGCCTCTATCAGACGATCGGGAACGTGTCTGAATGGGTGTCCGATTGGTACGACCAGGACTACTACGCCACGGCGCCGGATCGAAACCCCAAAGGCCCTGAGGTCGGTACGCAGAAAGCCTTCCGTGGCGGCGGATGGATGGACAGCACGACGACGATGCGGGTCGCGATGCGGAACGGGACCGATCCTAATACGAAGATCAATTGGATGGGATTTCGCTGCGCCAAGTCTGTCGGTGAAAGACAACAGCTTTCAGCGATCAGCGGTCAGCATGAGAAATCTTGA
- a CDS encoding phosphopantetheine-binding protein, giving the protein MKTVPAKLIQMIKGKVSARLPRTPLAEFSMETPLEDLGLDSLDKLTLLFEIEDLFKVAIPDATASQMKCGADILAYVSTSQHTRC; this is encoded by the coding sequence ATGAAAACCGTCCCTGCCAAGTTGATCCAGATGATTAAAGGCAAGGTGTCCGCGAGACTGCCCCGAACGCCCCTGGCCGAGTTTTCGATGGAGACACCGCTAGAAGACCTGGGGCTCGACTCTCTCGATAAACTGACTTTGCTCTTCGAGATTGAAGATCTTTTCAAGGTGGCGATCCCCGATGCCACAGCCTCCCAGATGAAGTGTGGTGCGGACATTCTGGCCTATGTTTCGACCAGCCAGCATACGCGGTGCTGA
- a CDS encoding polysaccharide deacetylase family protein, producing MRATMSAVNTKAKNTSEKPETEMHKNIQVLEKQPVQRAPARFSSEPSDGSLRLHPLRAQFCQQWHFTIDVDWVPGSEVGLEGLLDFCDRWKLKATIFVAGRFAETYPDLVRECRRRGHELGTHGWEHGGLEQDEDFRSASYDQQRAWIRLATDAVEKAAGIRPIVFRAPSLWIGETTLRALEDEGYRYDSSVPARRFDCGFGRVHYLKYFRAPSEPYRLSSSHLRLPGDSSIIEIAPSAFLFPINMATLRVLGLPVMKWMVRRITRQASRLVFYCHPYEFVQAHRQSFPRNMSKWNMKGMTPENIPRLDGFVEHMMLQGYAPTLFADSFGASQGTKPLTRGTTRFQSKSIDGRSERAASPPAGAGKETTAVAQALGHRY from the coding sequence ATGCGAGCCACGATGAGTGCAGTGAATACGAAGGCGAAGAACACGTCAGAGAAACCGGAAACCGAGATGCACAAAAATATTCAAGTACTGGAAAAACAACCTGTCCAACGGGCTCCGGCGCGATTTTCCTCTGAGCCTTCGGATGGATCGCTACGTCTTCACCCCCTGCGCGCACAATTCTGCCAGCAATGGCACTTTACCATCGATGTAGACTGGGTCCCCGGGTCCGAGGTCGGACTGGAGGGGTTATTGGATTTCTGCGATCGATGGAAACTAAAGGCCACAATTTTTGTAGCCGGGCGGTTTGCAGAAACCTATCCAGACCTGGTCAGAGAATGCCGGCGGCGAGGGCACGAACTCGGCACGCATGGGTGGGAGCACGGTGGCCTCGAGCAAGATGAAGATTTCAGATCGGCCAGTTACGACCAGCAGCGAGCCTGGATCCGATTAGCCACGGACGCCGTGGAGAAGGCCGCAGGGATTCGCCCCATCGTGTTCCGCGCCCCGAGCTTGTGGATCGGCGAAACGACCTTGCGTGCGCTCGAAGACGAGGGATACCGCTACGATTCATCTGTGCCGGCCAGGCGATTCGATTGCGGGTTCGGCCGGGTGCATTATCTGAAATACTTTCGTGCTCCGAGTGAGCCCTATCGTCTTTCGTCAAGCCATCTTCGCCTGCCTGGAGACAGTTCGATCATTGAGATAGCCCCCTCAGCATTCCTGTTCCCTATCAATATGGCCACGCTCCGGGTGCTCGGCCTGCCGGTGATGAAGTGGATGGTCCGCCGGATTACCCGACAGGCTTCACGGCTGGTGTTCTATTGCCACCCCTACGAATTCGTGCAGGCACATCGGCAGTCCTTCCCGCGCAACATGTCCAAATGGAACATGAAAGGCATGACGCCGGAGAACATCCCACGTCTTGACGGATTCGTCGAACACATGATGCTGCAAGGCTACGCCCCGACTCTCTTTGCAGACTCGTTTGGCGCGTCGCAGGGCACAAAGCCTCTCACGCGCGGGACGACACGATTTCAGTCCAAGTCGATCGATGGCCGCAGTGAACGTGCGGCCTCACCCCCGGCAGGGGCTGGCAAAGAGACCACTGCCGTTGCACAGGCCCTCGGGCACCGGTACTAG
- a CDS encoding class I SAM-dependent methyltransferase codes for MSQIASREPRQSRQGSAETAGSANGGSTQISPVQEATRPTVATVNQNFYDGLWSGSHVVLPHRFNTWPRLASLAASAPARLEIGPGLRPRLPILGTSFVDISRPALSGLKACGGHAMHGEITALPFPDCSFDLVCAFDIVEHIEDDRQAFRELSRVAKDDATVIFSVPLHPDRWTSFDTLVGHARRYDPRHLLAILEEHALALEQSALFGMQPRNGWLLDFAVWGMTHKRAQAMRWYNGIFLPIGLFLQPRLAWASGLIDAANVDEILLVCRRNRRQTCLMSAEDVGRESLQAAEKVKEDRTKKQTRI; via the coding sequence ATGAGCCAGATCGCTTCAAGAGAGCCTAGACAGAGTCGACAGGGTAGCGCGGAGACCGCGGGCTCGGCCAATGGCGGCTCCACGCAGATCAGCCCGGTACAGGAGGCGACGCGCCCGACCGTTGCGACCGTCAACCAGAACTTCTACGACGGACTCTGGTCAGGAAGCCATGTCGTTCTGCCGCACCGCTTCAACACCTGGCCGCGGCTCGCCTCGCTCGCCGCCTCGGCACCGGCGAGACTCGAAATCGGCCCAGGCCTGCGCCCGAGACTCCCGATCCTGGGCACGTCCTTTGTCGACATCAGCCGTCCGGCGCTCTCCGGTCTGAAGGCCTGCGGCGGTCACGCGATGCACGGGGAAATTACCGCCCTGCCCTTTCCAGATTGCAGCTTTGACCTCGTCTGCGCCTTCGACATCGTCGAACACATCGAGGATGACCGGCAGGCCTTCCGCGAGCTCAGCCGGGTAGCGAAAGACGATGCGACGGTCATCTTCTCGGTGCCCCTGCATCCAGACCGCTGGACAAGCTTCGACACCCTCGTCGGTCATGCTCGACGTTATGACCCTCGCCACCTCCTCGCCATCCTCGAAGAACATGCCTTGGCGCTCGAACAAAGCGCCCTGTTCGGCATGCAACCCCGGAACGGCTGGCTCCTGGACTTCGCCGTGTGGGGCATGACACACAAACGGGCTCAGGCCATGCGTTGGTACAACGGAATCTTTCTCCCCATCGGGCTATTCTTACAGCCCCGCCTTGCCTGGGCCTCTGGTCTGATCGACGCCGCGAACGTGGATGAAATCCTCCTCGTCTGTCGGCGTAACCGGCGACAGACGTGCCTGATGTCCGCCGAGGACGTCGGGAGGGAATCCCTGCAGGCGGCAGAGAAGGTCAAGGAAGACCGGACGAAGAAGCAGACGCGCATCTGA
- a CDS encoding PRC-barrel domain-containing protein, giving the protein MMTKLWVAFAAVALCTTFTLNPSIAARDKSGVLKASNLIGAKVQDTEGKKLGDIKDLVIDPLEGDIEYVVLDFGGFLGIGDKYFAIPWEAMHLSDNQNYLVLDVSKKDLKHAPGFSKDQWPDMSNREWIVTVYEYYNLPRPEEGESATDKSTGTHKK; this is encoded by the coding sequence ATGATGACAAAGTTGTGGGTCGCGTTCGCCGCAGTGGCTCTCTGTACCACCTTCACCCTCAATCCCTCGATCGCCGCGCGCGACAAGAGCGGCGTGCTGAAGGCCAGTAATCTGATCGGGGCCAAGGTCCAAGATACCGAAGGCAAGAAACTCGGGGATATCAAAGACCTCGTCATTGACCCGCTGGAAGGGGACATTGAATATGTCGTGCTGGACTTTGGCGGGTTTTTGGGAATCGGAGACAAATATTTTGCCATACCGTGGGAAGCGATGCACTTAAGCGATAACCAAAATTACCTCGTCCTCGACGTGAGCAAGAAGGACCTCAAACATGCCCCTGGTTTCTCCAAAGATCAGTGGCCCGACATGTCGAATCGGGAATGGATCGTCACGGTCTACGAGTATTATAATCTGCCGCGCCCCGAAGAGGGGGAAAGCGCGACAGACAAGTCAACAGGGACCCACAAGAAATAA
- a CDS encoding cytochrome B6: protein MFATVLLAAGAPSAQELPPRGTSYAPVDLKEDVAVVIARMNAAKPEIMKRQINLLNERYDLSNRPAKDAAMPRGKPVQEGIRVKLQQGTTWETLQAMSPEEIREKDSFPAGFFPLPHPNHPEGGMVFPTFHIQEVQKQEGRDLTRFDLGFDLPDHFLPEFPAPIYLTTRADLGDLSHGKLITLDNYYETFNGILNPKQLEGLRLLVTAFPQQQFNQTEDRRTLRPSRGVACFDCHANGHTNASTHLAGDVRPQEFRHRLDTPTLRGLHIQRLFGSQRALKSVEDFTEFEQRAAYFDGDPVIATKKGVNILERGSQVHFMAEFQELLDFPPAPKLGIDGKLNLKKSTASETRGQNLFFGKAACAGCHQAPYYTDNSMHNLRVERFYKPRMINGRMASADGPIKTFPLRGIKDSPPYLHDGRLLTLEDTVEFFSLVLGTQLTAAEKQDLVAFLRVL, encoded by the coding sequence ATGTTCGCGACCGTCCTTCTCGCTGCCGGCGCTCCATCCGCTCAAGAGTTACCCCCGAGAGGGACGAGTTATGCTCCCGTCGATCTCAAGGAGGACGTAGCGGTCGTCATTGCGCGCATGAACGCCGCGAAGCCTGAGATCATGAAGCGGCAGATAAATCTGCTCAACGAGCGCTACGACCTCTCGAATCGCCCGGCCAAAGACGCCGCGATGCCACGCGGCAAGCCGGTCCAGGAAGGGATACGAGTCAAACTTCAGCAGGGGACGACCTGGGAAACGCTTCAGGCCATGAGCCCCGAAGAGATCCGTGAAAAGGATTCGTTTCCGGCTGGATTCTTTCCTCTTCCTCATCCTAACCATCCTGAAGGAGGGATGGTATTTCCCACGTTCCATATCCAGGAGGTTCAGAAGCAAGAGGGCCGTGATCTCACTCGCTTCGACCTGGGATTTGATCTGCCGGACCATTTCCTGCCTGAGTTCCCTGCTCCCATCTATCTCACGACCAGGGCGGATCTTGGTGACCTGTCTCACGGTAAATTGATCACCCTCGACAACTATTATGAAACCTTCAACGGGATCCTGAATCCGAAACAGCTCGAAGGCCTTCGCCTGCTCGTCACCGCATTCCCGCAGCAACAGTTCAACCAGACTGAAGATCGCCGTACCCTGCGTCCAAGCCGTGGTGTGGCCTGCTTCGACTGTCATGCGAACGGTCATACGAATGCCAGCACCCATTTGGCAGGAGATGTCCGCCCGCAGGAGTTCCGCCATCGACTCGATACCCCGACGTTGCGCGGCCTGCACATTCAGCGGCTGTTCGGCTCGCAACGGGCGCTGAAAAGCGTGGAAGACTTCACGGAATTTGAGCAACGCGCTGCCTACTTCGACGGCGACCCCGTCATCGCCACCAAAAAAGGCGTCAACATTCTCGAGCGGGGCAGCCAGGTGCACTTCATGGCGGAATTTCAGGAGCTCCTGGACTTTCCCCCAGCGCCTAAGCTGGGCATTGACGGGAAGTTAAACCTCAAAAAATCCACCGCGTCTGAGACGCGAGGGCAGAACCTATTCTTCGGTAAAGCGGCATGTGCTGGTTGCCATCAGGCGCCCTATTACACGGACAACTCCATGCACAATTTAAGGGTAGAGCGTTTTTACAAGCCGCGGATGATTAATGGACGCATGGCGAGCGCCGATGGCCCCATCAAAACCTTTCCCTTGCGCGGCATCAAGGATTCGCCCCCCTACTTGCACGATGGGCGGTTGCTTACCCTGGAGGATACCGTCGAGTTCTTCAGCCTGGTGCTGGGGACTCAATTGACGGCGGCAGAGAAGCAGGACCTGGTGGCATTTCTACGCGTGCTTTGA